From the Caldicellulosiruptoraceae bacterium PP1 genome, one window contains:
- a CDS encoding radical SAM protein: MLSSNLLKNCKLCPRECGVNRLDGQIGYCGIANGIKVSKAFLHFWEEPCISGNKGSGTVFFSGCNMGCVFCQNYEISIMRYGVFIDTEKLSKIFLNLQKQNAENINLVTPTIYIPYIIDAIDLAKRNGLNIPIVYNTSSYEKPEVIEILKGYVDVFLPDLKYYSDSVAIEYSNAPKYFEYATKSILKMYEMVGDVKIENDIIKKGVIIRHLVLPMHTKDSIKVLEWISDNLKDKVMLSLMSQYYPAYKAKEFKEISRGLTQREYQKVVDYAYQKGLHFGFIQDSSSSSSEYTPKFDLEGINTREEN; the protein is encoded by the coding sequence ATGCTTTCATCTAACCTCCTAAAAAACTGCAAATTATGTCCACGTGAATGTGGTGTAAATAGATTAGATGGTCAAATAGGATATTGTGGAATTGCAAATGGTATAAAGGTATCAAAGGCGTTCTTGCACTTTTGGGAAGAGCCTTGTATATCTGGTAATAAAGGGTCTGGGACTGTATTTTTTTCAGGGTGTAATATGGGTTGTGTATTTTGCCAAAATTATGAGATAAGTATAATGAGATATGGAGTTTTTATTGATACTGAAAAACTAAGTAAGATCTTTTTAAACCTTCAAAAACAAAATGCGGAAAATATCAATTTAGTTACTCCAACTATATATATACCTTATATTATTGATGCAATTGATTTAGCAAAAAGAAATGGACTTAATATTCCAATTGTATATAATACATCATCATATGAAAAACCAGAAGTGATAGAGATACTTAAAGGTTATGTTGATGTATTTTTACCTGATCTAAAGTATTATTCAGATAGTGTTGCTATAGAATATTCCAACGCTCCAAAGTATTTTGAATATGCAACAAAGTCAATACTAAAGATGTATGAGATGGTTGGAGATGTAAAAATAGAAAATGATATTATAAAAAAGGGAGTAATTATTAGGCACTTAGTCTTACCAATGCACACAAAAGACTCTATTAAGGTTTTAGAATGGATTTCAGATAATCTTAAAGATAAGGTAATGCTAAGTCTTATGTCGCAATATTATCCAGCTTATAAGGCAAAAGAGTTTAAAGAGATTTCGCGAGGACTTACCCAAAGAGAATATCAAAAGGTTGTAGATTATGCATATCAAAAGGGCCTTCATTTTGGATTTATCCAAGATTCATCATCTTCATCCAGTGAATATACACCTAAGTTTGACTTGGAAGGTATAAACACAAGAGAGGAGAATTAG
- the wecB gene encoding non-hydrolyzing UDP-N-acetylglucosamine 2-epimerase → MIKVMTVFGTRPEAIKMAPLVKELERSKDINSIVCVTAQHREMLDQVLDIFDIAPQYDLNIMKHNQSLSSITSDVLINFEKVLEKEKPDIVLVHGDTTTTFAASLAAYYKKIKIGHVEAGLRTFNKFSPFPEEMNRKLTGCLTDLHFAPTKRAKLNLLKEGVTEESVFITGNTVIDALKTTVSKDYVFKESKLNTIDFSKKVISMTAHRRENFGRPLENICDAVLEIVERYEDVLVIYPVHLNPNVRDVVYKKLSNNERILLIDPIDVEDMHNLMARSYLVLTDSGGLQEEAPSLGKPVIVLRDTTERPEAVLANTVKVAGVEKDSIVSIISTLYEKEDEYLMMANAVNPYGDGFASRRIKEAIEYHFGISKKEPDEFTGSDKYI, encoded by the coding sequence ATGATAAAAGTAATGACTGTATTTGGAACAAGACCAGAAGCAATTAAGATGGCACCACTTGTTAAAGAACTGGAAAGAAGTAAGGATATTAACTCAATTGTATGTGTGACAGCTCAGCATAGAGAGATGCTTGACCAAGTTTTAGACATTTTTGATATAGCCCCCCAATATGATTTGAATATTATGAAACATAATCAAAGCCTTTCATCAATTACTTCTGATGTTTTAATCAATTTTGAAAAGGTATTAGAAAAAGAAAAACCAGATATAGTTTTGGTTCATGGAGATACAACGACAACATTTGCAGCTTCTTTAGCTGCATATTATAAAAAAATAAAAATAGGGCATGTGGAAGCAGGGCTAAGAACATTTAATAAGTTTTCACCCTTTCCTGAAGAAATGAATAGAAAATTAACAGGATGTCTTACTGATTTACATTTTGCACCAACAAAAAGGGCAAAACTTAATCTATTAAAAGAGGGTGTTACAGAAGAATCTGTTTTTATTACAGGAAATACAGTAATTGATGCATTAAAAACAACAGTTTCAAAAGATTATGTTTTTAAAGAAAGTAAGCTAAATACTATTGATTTTTCAAAAAAAGTAATTTCAATGACAGCACATAGAAGAGAGAATTTTGGAAGGCCTCTTGAGAATATTTGTGATGCAGTATTAGAAATTGTAGAAAGGTATGAAGATGTTTTAGTTATTTATCCGGTTCATCTAAATCCTAACGTTCGCGATGTAGTTTACAAGAAACTATCAAATAATGAACGAATTTTGTTAATTGACCCCATAGATGTAGAAGATATGCATAACTTAATGGCTCGCTCATATTTAGTACTAACAGATTCAGGAGGGCTACAAGAAGAGGCACCATCACTTGGTAAGCCTGTTATTGTTTTAAGGGATACAACCGAACGACCTGAAGCAGTTTTAGCTAATACAGTTAAAGTAGCTGGTGTAGAAAAAGATTCTATTGTTTCAATAATTTCAACACTATATGAAAAAGAAGATGAATACTTAATGATGGCAAATGCGGTTAATCCATATGGTGATGGATTTGCCTCAAGACGAATAAAAGAGGCAATAGAGTACCATTTTGGTATTTCAAAAAAAGAACCTGATGAGTTTACTGGAAGTGATAAATACATATAA